One genomic segment of Methylosinus sp. C49 includes these proteins:
- a CDS encoding TonB-dependent siderophore receptor gives MPRLELSCGVSACALLISLLSASASAQEALPTIDIAGSGAAPASGTGPAASAKETGYRRTTSFGGTKTDTPLLNTPVAVQVVPREVIVDKQALDTMEAVKNVSGVQASTGTFYDQYLIRGFTSGNGVTWRNGLKLEGMIGGEEIAFTERVEIIKGPGSVLYGRIEPGGFVNVVTKRPQEEFKAETTQQLGNWGLARTSADVTGAVDAEKTVLYRVMGVYDHADSFTDFDHRDNGAAALFLTFRPTQNFEFNLQVEHYQKKQTSPDGSGTVPVNIVQGVVNYPINLPRHFSVADPGIWNDFPYVARRTLYGFDWTYKIDENWKLKNRFHIVDDRENQTGIGNWAGFDGANITRTFHNSPLTRNILSTNLDLTGEIMTGPIRHKMLVGLDWYKYQDDWVGVYGFALPVAPLNIYAPVYGYFTGLLHNLADSARSNVQWRSRQQDFGVYAQDQISLFDDRLQILLGGRWDKAVVSNAAVYGAVMADCFPGCTGYPLNTYSDKPKLSPRAAALFKVTDNISVFGGYVRSFGANNGVDPGGRIFPPEEAFQWEAGVKSVWFDGDLTASVTLFDLTKTNIVKSDPINPGFSQPVGVVNSRGVEFDVAGKVTENLSVIASYTFDVAKIVDDNNHGNKGHRFNSVAPHVGNIWAKWDTAPGRPEGWEFGFGAYASDERWGADDNTWKMPAYVKFDTMTSYRTLIADHKVTFRFNVKNLSDTKYFERSDGWMYAYYGAPRTFVGSVNFQF, from the coding sequence ATGCCTCGCCTCGAATTGTCGTGCGGCGTTTCCGCCTGCGCGCTCCTCATCTCGCTGCTATCCGCTTCCGCCTCGGCGCAAGAGGCCCTGCCCACGATCGACATCGCCGGCTCCGGCGCGGCCCCTGCGAGCGGAACCGGCCCGGCTGCGTCCGCCAAGGAGACCGGCTACCGACGCACAACCTCCTTTGGAGGCACCAAGACCGACACGCCGCTGTTGAACACGCCCGTCGCCGTGCAGGTCGTCCCGCGCGAAGTGATCGTGGACAAGCAGGCGCTCGACACGATGGAGGCGGTCAAGAACGTCTCCGGCGTGCAGGCGTCCACCGGCACATTCTATGATCAATATCTCATTCGCGGCTTCACCAGCGGCAATGGCGTGACCTGGCGCAACGGCCTGAAGCTCGAAGGCATGATCGGCGGCGAGGAGATCGCCTTCACCGAGCGCGTCGAGATCATCAAAGGTCCGGGCTCGGTCCTCTATGGACGCATCGAGCCCGGCGGCTTCGTCAATGTCGTCACCAAGCGACCGCAAGAGGAGTTCAAGGCGGAGACCACGCAGCAGCTCGGCAATTGGGGTCTCGCGCGCACGAGCGCGGATGTGACCGGAGCCGTCGACGCCGAGAAAACCGTGCTGTATCGCGTGATGGGCGTCTACGACCACGCGGACAGCTTCACCGATTTCGATCACCGCGACAATGGCGCGGCGGCGCTGTTCCTCACCTTCCGGCCGACGCAGAATTTCGAATTCAATCTGCAAGTCGAGCATTATCAGAAGAAGCAGACGTCGCCGGACGGATCAGGAACGGTCCCGGTCAACATCGTTCAGGGCGTCGTCAATTATCCGATCAATCTGCCGCGTCATTTTTCGGTCGCCGATCCTGGAATATGGAATGATTTCCCCTATGTGGCGCGACGGACGCTCTATGGCTTCGACTGGACATATAAGATCGACGAGAATTGGAAGCTGAAGAACCGCTTTCACATCGTGGACGATCGGGAGAATCAAACCGGCATCGGCAATTGGGCCGGATTCGACGGCGCCAATATCACGCGAACTTTCCATAACAGTCCGCTGACCCGCAATATTCTCTCGACCAATCTCGATCTGACCGGCGAGATCATGACCGGCCCGATCCGGCACAAGATGCTTGTCGGCCTTGATTGGTACAAATATCAGGACGACTGGGTCGGAGTCTACGGCTTCGCCCTGCCGGTCGCTCCGCTCAACATCTATGCGCCGGTCTATGGCTATTTCACCGGGCTTTTGCACAATCTCGCCGATTCGGCGCGCAGCAACGTCCAATGGCGTTCCCGTCAGCAGGATTTCGGCGTCTACGCCCAGGACCAGATATCGCTGTTCGACGATCGCTTGCAAATTCTGCTCGGCGGCCGCTGGGACAAGGCGGTTGTCTCTAACGCGGCGGTCTATGGAGCAGTCATGGCGGACTGCTTTCCAGGCTGCACCGGCTATCCGCTGAACACTTATTCCGACAAGCCGAAACTGTCTCCGCGCGCCGCCGCGCTGTTCAAGGTCACCGACAATATCTCAGTGTTCGGCGGATATGTTCGCTCATTCGGCGCGAACAATGGCGTCGATCCGGGCGGACGGATATTTCCGCCGGAAGAGGCCTTCCAATGGGAGGCCGGCGTCAAATCGGTTTGGTTCGACGGCGATCTGACGGCGAGCGTCACTCTGTTCGATCTCACCAAGACGAATATCGTCAAGAGCGACCCGATCAATCCTGGGTTTTCGCAGCCCGTCGGCGTGGTGAACAGCCGCGGCGTCGAATTCGACGTCGCCGGCAAGGTCACCGAAAATCTCAGCGTGATCGCCAGCTACACATTCGATGTGGCCAAGATCGTCGACGACAATAACCATGGTAACAAGGGCCACCGCTTCAACAGCGTCGCGCCGCATGTCGGCAATATATGGGCGAAATGGGACACGGCGCCCGGACGGCCGGAAGGATGGGAGTTCGGCTTCGGCGCCTATGCCTCCGACGAGCGCTGGGGCGCCGACGACAACACATGGAAAATGCCGGCCTATGTGAAGTTCGACACGATGACCTCCTATCGGACGCTCATCGCCGATCACAAGGTCACATTCCGCTTCAATGTGAAGAATCTCTCTGACACGAAATATTTCGAGCGGAGCGACGGCTGGATGTACGCTTACTACGGCGCGCCGCGCACCTTCGTCGGCTCGGTGAATTTCCAATTCTGA